The Oxalobacter aliiformigenes nucleotide sequence ATTTTTACCGTTTCCCAACCAGATTCCGCCTGTCAGGTATTCATCCCGGAAACAAGGGAAAATTCATGCCATACCGGAAAAATGAAATGTCACGACCGGAAATACCGTTCTTTCAGTTGATCGGAAACTGGCAAAACACGATGACCACACATACCGAACATACAAAAATCAGTGCATCCATTATTTCGGAAACAATACCATTCATTTTTCAATTCCTCTCTGTTTACTGTTTATATTTACAGTATATCATACTGTAAATATAAACAGTTCCATTTTTTTGTTCCTCCTTTTCCGGACACAAAAAAATCTCCCGTCCTGAAAAGACGGGAGATTGACGAAAAAAGTGAAATCAGTCGTTATTGATATCCAGCAGACCTGAATAGCTGATAAATACTTTCTCACCACGATAAACAGGCAACGGTTTTTCTCCTTCCTTCAACGGAGTATCGCGCTGCTGGTTCTCGTTGGCAAAGCTGACATACGCGAAATTTCCCCTGGCACCTTTTTCCTTGTAAGCCGCCTCAATATCCTTGATATTGGATGGGATTTTCGCTTCTTCAGGATAACGTACCGCCTGAACGACGACCCATTGCAAACCGGCATCGCCTCCCAACCAGATCGAAGGCTGCAATTCGGGATTACTGTTCCAGGCTGTCACCGACTCTCCGCTCTGAATCAGATTTTGTCGAACGACCTGAATGGCGAAATCATGCAATTCCCAGTCCGTCATTTCGATCTTTTCATCTGTTACCAGATCGGGCGGATTGACAGGTGTACGATCTTTCTGGGACAACAGTCCCCATCCCTTTTCAACAGGAATCCAGTGCCCGAACGAAAATCTCATCGGCATGATACAGGCATGGCCATTGCACTTTTCCGCAATCTTGATCAGCGCCTCTTCAGAACCCGGTGTTTTCAGCTGACCTTCGGCATCCTCAATCCGTATGAAAAAAAGCTGATTGCCAAGACGGAACGAAAGATGTTCCATAATCGGCTGATCCAGATGGGCACGTATCCATGCCGGCCCTCCTTCAATCTGTTGTTGCAGATGACGGCCGGCATCATGCCAGCACTGGATGAAATCATCTGACAAAACCAAGGATTCTTTTTTTTCCTGCATAATTATTGTTCCTGTTTCAGTGGGAGAAAAATTCATTGTACCGGACATTTTCTTCCGGGACGTACATCCTGATCAAAACGTCAATATCTTTGTAGGATATCACGCTCCGAAGTGTTTCGAGACAAGTTCTTCCGGAGATGTCCCTCTGGAAAATTCCGATTCGACAATTTGTATAAACGCTGGCATCCCACCGCAATTTTTGATGACAGGTGTCGGACGAAGTCCTTCTTCCAGCAATAACTGGACCAGCCGGAAATAATAAGGCAACACGCCTTCGATAAAATCCCAGCGTTTTGGCGCGGCGATGGAATACAGCCAGCGATCGACAAAATGGGCCGGTTCTTCACCGGATCTGTGCGACTGCGCTATGGTGGTATCGTAAGTCTCTTTCAATACCTGTTTTAACAGGGATTCTTCCGCTCCCTGAACGAGAAGCTCCCGAATAATATCAACTTCATACTTCTCCGGCGTCGGATATTTCTCCCGGAAGGTCTGGGCAGACTGAACACCGGTTCTCACTTCATGAACAATTCTGCTTTTCCTGAACCACCTCTGGAATACACCGAGAAGAAACACTATCACTGTCGCCATAACGACAGACGCCACGATCATCCATGTTTCCATTCACACTCCCTCATACCCGTCGCAAGCCTCCCATTCGCACAACACTGCCAACCGGTTCCGAATGCGGCCGCCATTCACGTTTTTGCATCCTATTTTAACTCATGTCCCCATATGCACATCTTTTCCTAATCGCCGCATACTGCCAGTTCATTCCAGGATGTCGTATATCTTGGGGACATTCGCTCTTTTCGGGGTTCCCAATACCGGTGCATCCAGTCATCCTGTGACAGACGCAAAGCCCCGTTTCCGAACTGTCCGTTGATTTCATCCATCACCTTCATGATCCGTTCCTGTCTGGAATCGGCAAACATATCCGGAAAAAACAGTGACTCCGGAGACAGCTCACTGACGCAAACCCCTGCCTTGCGATACTCATATCCGGACTTGTATATCCTGTGAAGCCCGATCATCGCATACCGGTTTATTTCCACCGTACTACTGGTCGGTTCGACAAGTGGCAAACTGATATAGGGATGATATTGAGGCCGGTCTTTCCTGAACGGATCTGTCTCCAGAAACACATGCACCATCCCGGCAACAGATTCCTGCTTTCTCAGTTGCCGACCGATCTTCGTCGCATGAAAAGCCATGGCATTTTCCAGATCATCCTGTTTCGTAATCCGTTCTCCGAAAGAACGGCTGGACATAATCTGTTTGCGTGGCGGACTGATATCAGCTATCTCGATACATGGAATACCCCGCAATTCAGAAACCAGCCGTTCCATCGGCACGCCAAAACGGGCACGCATGGCCTTGATGTCCGAATCATGCAACTGGCAAACCGTTCCAATCCCAAGACGCCTCAATGACCGGTTCAGCCTCTGACCAATTCCCCATACCTCATCAACCGGAATTTTGTCGAGCAGTACGCGTTTCTGCTGTCGATCCAGAACATTGTAAAAAAAAATTCCCTTCGATTTCGGATGCTTCTTCGCAACAAAATTGGCAAGTTTCGCTAGCGTTTTCGTCGGGCCGATACCGATACATACCGGAATACCTGCCTGCTTGCAGACAATTTCCCGGATAGCGCAAGACCGTTCCCGGATATCGTCGAATCCGGTCAGATCCAGAAACGATTCATCAACACTGTATTCCTCATGAACCGGTGAAAAATCCGCCAGCATGCACTTCACCCGGTTGCTCAGATCGGAATACAAGGGAAAATTGCCTGAAAATGCCATGACATCCCGATATTTATGCAATCCTTTTACCTTGAACCAGGGTTCTCCCATCCGGATTCCCAGCCTTTTCGCTTCATCACTTCGGGAAATCACGCAACCATCATTGCTGGACAGTACAACCATTGGCCTGCCATCCAGATCAGGCCGGAACACCCGTTCACATGAAACGAAAAAGTTGTTGCAATCAACCAGCGCAATACATTTTTCCATTGGTATGTTCCCGGCAGATCTGTACTCCATCGCTGAACGCCCCCGGTCAAAGTCATCTCCGGCCCGCTTTTCATTGCGATTGCCCGATATATTCCATCCATATACATCACTCACAGCCCCCATTAGCACATGTTTTCCTTAAAATCCGGATCGGCAATAAGGGATAACCGGATCCTGTTTCTAAACAGGAAAATGCGGAAAACGCAAATCTGTCAATCAACAATTGCCACTGCCTTGTATACAAAACCGGAATGCAGGTCAAGAGTACCCGACCAGCCTAGTTTTCAGTAAAAAATGGATCTCCGAACAAATAAACTATTATGTACAAACAAGATTATTATGCTGTACAAATATACAGCATAATAATCTTGTTTGCAGAAGAAAACAATGAATCCATTACGTGGATGACAACAAATAACACACCATTTTCCATCTGCTTTATTCGCCTTGCCCGTTATCATGGCAGACATTCCATCCAGGAATGGTTAATGCAAAACGGAATGACCGGAAAAAACCGTTATGATTTTTACCAATGACATACCCTCTTTTCAGTACAGACTCTGAAAGATTTTCTAACCATGAAGATGAAATTGATCTATCGTCATTCCAGGCGTCATGATAAAAATACTGACAAATTAACTATTAAAGAAAGAAGTAAATTGCCCGATTTCATTTGTATCAGACAAAGACAAACTTGAATTGGCACATCACATTCTGCAAAAAACGCCCGAGTCCGGTATGAACGTAAAAAGTTCGCATATACCGGAATGAGCTGACAAATAATCTAGCCATTTGATAATATTTTGCAAGGAACACTGTATTGCCCGCATTATGGGTTGAACCATTTTCAGATCATTCAGGAAAAATATTACTATGACCTGTCCTGACTGTTTCCCAAAATGCATCCGTCTCATCCTACCAATGTAATGAAACTATATGCCTCTTACGATTCTGGGAAAAACCGACTTCATTTTGGCAAAAGGCTTTCCCGAAAGTTACCGATTTGATATTACCACTATTCCTCTGAGCTCTCATGACACTTGAAACCCGTTATCGCTGCCCCGTCTGCCACTATGAACGCACGCTTACATACGGCACGCAATGGTCGCATGTCGATGAATTGCATCGATACCGACGGGACATTCTTCGCGGGAAATACGGAGATCAGGCAAAAAAATGGCTGACACGATATCCTGAAGGGATGTTGACCATATCAACAGCCTTGTTTTCCTGCCTGCGCTGCAAAGCGATACAGACGGCAGAGCGGCTACTGCTTGAATCCCCACAAATATCATCTTGGGAACTATCCATACACTGTACAGCCTGTTATGCACCCTGCCAATTGCTGGTATCTCCCCCGCAAGACCTTCCCTGTCCGGCTTGCGGAAAAACCTGTATAGCTATTGGCATACCTCCGGAAAAACATTGAAAATCCGGCAGTCATATCGCACTGGTCATCTTTTCCAGAGAATTTCCCTGATTCCACCAGTTTGCTTTCATGTGACATGATCAATACACGGCTTTACTGTCGAAGAAATACTATAATGTTATCTTTTTCCATATCTTGACAGGCACTGGCAGAACTGGTTTTCATGCAGGCAGCAAACAAGAAAAAAGTTATTTTCGTGACAAGAAAATGCCAGAAAACGGCAGATTTTTTCTTGGTTCATACAACAGTAAATGGTGTCTTTCATGACTGAATTCCTGCAAACGCACTGGATTGAAATAGCCGGCACACTGTTCGGCCTTTTCTATCTGTATTTCGAATACAAGGCATCCATATTGATGTGGCCTTCCGGTCTTTTGATGTCCGGTTTTTATATCTATGTTTTTTTCATCAGCGGATTCTATTCAGGCGCTGCAATCAATATTTACTATATGGTAATGGGAATTTATGGTTGGCTGACATGGTATAAAAAATCATCCGGACCAGCTAAATTGCGACAACTCCAAAAACCCGGACATTATGTTCTGGTCATCATGGCAGTTGCCGTTTTATGGGGCATTCTTTCCTGGATACTTGAACAAACCGATAGTACTGTTTTTGTTGTGGACGCACTTATCACATCCCTTTCACTAGTAGCGATGTGGATGCTCACCCAGCGCTATATCCAACAATGGATACTGCTGATCGTGGCAAATGTGATCTCGGTTTTCGCTTACGCGTATACACAGCTTTACTTTACCAGCATTATGTACATCGTTTATACAACTGCCTCTGCGGCAGCTTATTTTCACTGGAAGAAACTGGCAGAACAATGAAGTTATATCCCCTAGCTGAAGCAGACATCACGGCAAGCGCCGTAATTGTCGCTAATGGAAACTTTCCTGTACATCCTGTACCGTTGTCATTCCTGAAAAACAAAATACCCGTTGTCTGTTGTGATGGTGCCGTGAGAAAACTTCTCACCATCGGCAGGATGCCTACTGTTATCGTCGGTGATTGCGACTCTCTGTCAGAAAAAGAGAAACTGCAATACGCATCCATAATCCACAAGATATCCGAACAGGATACCAACGACCTGACCAAAGCCGTCCGTTACTGCCTCGCACAAGGATGGAAAGACCTGATTATTCTTGGCGCGACAGGCCGACGCGAGGATCATACAATAGCCAATATCAGCTTGCTGGCAGATTATATCGACATTGCCGGCGAAGTATGGATGCTATCCGATTATGGAGTCATGAATGCCATACGCGAAGACGCGACCTTTGAAAGTTATCCAGGACAGCAGGTATCCATATTTTCTATCGAAAAAAAACCGATGAGTTGCGAACACCTGAAATACGGTTTTGAGAATGTCGTATTCACTAATTGGTGGCAAGCGACACTGAACGAATCGCTCGGCAAAATATTCACGCTCCATGTATCCGGCAAAACCATTGTTTACCGAACATTCAAGGATATTTCCTGACCGCTCTTCCAACCTTGCCAGTTTAATAAAAAAGAGAACAGGGCAAAAAATTTCACAATTCATTTGCCCTGTAACCAAGCATCTATCAGACTGACAACGTTTTCATTATAGTGCTTACCTTGCAGACACGGAAATCACCAATTGATCCTAACGCCAGCAAAACCGCCGACACTCTTGTAACTTTTTTCTCCCTTTTGTAAACGCATCTGCGCCCAAGCATTCACGTTTTCATTGAGCATCACTTCAAACCCGGTTTTCAGCTCGGCAATATCGTTCGGCAAACCCGAATCAAAGTTTTCGTCTTCAATGCGAATCATTGATGTTTTCTGATTATGCCACCAGTTCAGCTCGGCATAAGGCTGCCACCGGGTATCTTTTCCCCTACTATATCCGAAAATACGTGTTCCCAAACGAGTCGATATGCCGTTTTTATGCCTGTTCTCGATTACGGTTCCGTTGCTTTCGACTACATCATTGGCATGGTAACGGGTATAAACGATTTGTGCCTGTGGCTGAACATAAACATGATAATCTTTATCTGTATAAGCATCAAAAGTCCAGCCGCCTTCCAGCGATCCGCTCCATGCCCTGCTGTTATACCGATTTTCATCGAGTTCTTCACCTTTTACCTGATTCTTGAACCAGCTATGTTGCAACCAGCTATCCAAATAAGGACCTGATGCTCCTTTCCTCGCATCAGAATACCAGGTGGTGTAAACTCCGGCACTGTAACCGGTCAGATCACTATCTGCCCTGTATACCTGTCCGTCGGTCAGACTACGGCTTCTGACCGTACCGTAACCGGCCATTACTCCAACACGCCAGTTATTGATATTTTCCGCACTACGGAAAATATCGCTTCCCACCTGAATCCTGTTGCCCCAGCGTCGCTGGTCAATTTGACCCGCACTCCGACCTGTACCATAATCAGCCTCGACATATCCCCAGAAAGCCTCTGCATTTTCGCCGGCTACTGCACTTTCCAAGAACTGCCTGTTTCCCGTACGGTCTTGCAATGTATGTCTGAACATCGTCAAGGCCGCATCCCGATTCGCCAGATATGCACCGACTTCCGGGCGTATGGGTGCTGTTCCAGCATCATTGCGTGTGGAACGCAGATACCAGTCCCCATCATCCGGATTATCCACACTTCCTTTGTAAAGCCGGTAATCATAGGCCCCTTGGACAACACGATTACCCAAATGGAACTCTCCGTCGGAAATACCGTCCACCTGAACAATCTGGATACCATTATGAGTAGCATTTCCCATACCTCCGGCATTATTCAGCATGACAGCAGTCGATCCCGATGTATTGCCCTCCACAATCAATTTATCCGTTACCGAACTGTCATCCCCCAGAACCGTGTTCATCACAAGTAAGCCACTACCGGAATAATCCCCTTTCACCCGAAGAACATTCCCTGCATCATCCCCACCCAGATGAATTGATCCGCTATTGGTCAGATTACCTGATATTGTCAAGGTACCTGTGCCCTTTGTCAGAACCGCCATTCCGCTTCCTGCGGCCAGAATTCCCTGATTGATGACATTACCGCCAATCAAACCATACCCCCCCAGAGACGCTCCCTCCGCAATTCTGACATCTCCACTTCCTGAAAGCGCACTGGAAAGGCCGTCCATCACGAGCGAACCATGCATGATTTCCGTACCACCTTCATGGGCATATTCCGAACTGATACGAACAATACCCTCGCCTTCCTTGACCAGTTTTCCAGATCCATTCATGACATTGTCGAACTTCCAGTCATCATCACTATGGAGAACAAGATTGCCTTCATTAGTGACTGTTGCTGTTCCCAACTGTGAATCTGACGTTGCGGACAGTGTTGTTCCGGAACCGATATGGATACTGCCCGAAAAATCAGCATTATCCGCCAAGAAACCCACGTTGCTACCATTTGTGAGAGACACGATTCCGGTTCCTTCCAACCTGTTTTCCATTGTCCCCTGTGCTCCGGATAACTGCAGATCGCCCGACAAATTGATATTTCCATTCCCCAATCCCTTGACTGATTGCAATCTGGCCGTGGCACCGCTTTGCAGATCTATAACAGCATCCAATTTTTCATTGGCATTAGCAACCGTCAATGTCCCTCCCGACAAATGCAGATAACCGCTACCGGAAAGATCGCCATTACTTTTTCCACCAGCCGCAATCGTCAGATCCCCTCCTCCCAGATCGAGAGTTGATCCTGTTTCTCCGTTCAGTTCACCGATATTCTGACGGAATCCATTCATATTGACTGTTGCAGTCTCACGGATATTCAATGCACTGGTATGCCCGAATACGTCATTCGCCCCCATATTTAACGTCCCGCTTGTTACGGTTGTCTGTCCACTATAATCATTGGCTGCATTCAAAAGCGTGATACTGTTATCATGTGCCCTGAACTCGAAATCGCCTGAACCGGTCAGTTTCGTGCCAAAGTTGGCATCAGGTGCTGTTGCCGAATCCAGTATTGCGTTTGTTGTGCTTTCCAGTGTCTTCAGGACATACCCGCCAAAAAGCCCCGTCATGTTTTCAGTCTTGTTATCCGTAATGACTGCCATATATCCATAAGTCGCACGGAGATCACTGTTCCCAAACCCGTCATTGGTTACGACCGTTTTGTCCGCCGGAACG carries:
- a CDS encoding thiamine diphosphokinase gives rise to the protein MKLYPLAEADITASAVIVANGNFPVHPVPLSFLKNKIPVVCCDGAVRKLLTIGRMPTVIVGDCDSLSEKEKLQYASIIHKISEQDTNDLTKAVRYCLAQGWKDLIILGATGRREDHTIANISLLADYIDIAGEVWMLSDYGVMNAIREDATFESYPGQQVSIFSIEKKPMSCEHLKYGFENVVFTNWWQATLNESLGKIFTLHVSGKTIVYRTFKDIS
- the pnuC gene encoding nicotinamide riboside transporter PnuC — its product is MTEFLQTHWIEIAGTLFGLFYLYFEYKASILMWPSGLLMSGFYIYVFFISGFYSGAAINIYYMVMGIYGWLTWYKKSSGPAKLRQLQKPGHYVLVIMAVAVLWGILSWILEQTDSTVFVVDALITSLSLVAMWMLTQRYIQQWILLIVANVISVFAYAYTQLYFTSIMYIVYTTASAAAYFHWKKLAEQ
- a CDS encoding Y-family DNA polymerase, coding for MEKCIALVDCNNFFVSCERVFRPDLDGRPMVVLSSNDGCVISRSDEAKRLGIRMGEPWFKVKGLHKYRDVMAFSGNFPLYSDLSNRVKCMLADFSPVHEEYSVDESFLDLTGFDDIRERSCAIREIVCKQAGIPVCIGIGPTKTLAKLANFVAKKHPKSKGIFFYNVLDRQQKRVLLDKIPVDEVWGIGQRLNRSLRRLGIGTVCQLHDSDIKAMRARFGVPMERLVSELRGIPCIEIADISPPRKQIMSSRSFGERITKQDDLENAMAFHATKIGRQLRKQESVAGMVHVFLETDPFRKDRPQYHPYISLPLVEPTSSTVEINRYAMIGLHRIYKSGYEYRKAGVCVSELSPESLFFPDMFADSRQERIMKVMDEINGQFGNGALRLSQDDWMHRYWEPRKERMSPRYTTSWNELAVCGD